A genomic stretch from Antarcticibacterium flavum includes:
- a CDS encoding conjugal transfer protein TraK, with protein MKTPYKNIYEVLKINRFIVLITVAGATISGIFFGWMVYDINRTALNNSFAINTDGSVIPLKWVSQQENLQVEALAHLELFHSWFYNIDASNYQRNLEKALWLGNSSVDNLYRQKKADGLYNRLLQYSLVQRVVSIESEVDIQQEPYDFRTRTVFEVNRGKVVDRYELISSGNLIKVDRHFPNNSHGLLITNYFENSLKKLNNEN; from the coding sequence ATGAAAACACCTTATAAAAATATTTACGAGGTTTTAAAAATCAATAGGTTTATAGTCCTCATCACAGTGGCAGGAGCAACGATTTCCGGGATCTTCTTTGGGTGGATGGTGTATGACATCAACCGCACAGCTTTAAATAATTCCTTTGCCATTAATACAGATGGGAGTGTTATTCCGCTTAAATGGGTGTCGCAACAGGAAAACCTGCAGGTGGAGGCCCTGGCGCACCTGGAACTTTTCCACTCCTGGTTCTATAATATCGATGCCAGTAACTACCAGCGAAACCTTGAGAAGGCTTTATGGCTTGGGAACAGTTCTGTAGATAACCTGTATCGACAAAAGAAAGCAGATGGCTTATACAACCGCCTTCTTCAGTATTCCCTTGTTCAACGGGTGGTTAGTATAGAATCTGAAGTTGATATCCAGCAGGAGCCATACGACTTCAGGACGAGGACTGTCTTTGAAGTGAACAGGGGAAAGGTGGTAGATAGATATGAATTGATCTCCAGCGGAAATTTAATTAAAGTAGACAGGCATTTTCCCAACAATTCCCACGGATTGCTCATTACCAATTATTTCGAAAACTCTTTAAAAAAACTAAACAATGAAAATTGA
- a CDS encoding conjugal transfer protein: MKTKLIFLGIALLLSVNVRAQGMPVYDNTNFISLAKSLIESAKQTSQLLKTVEFLKTQKENIERVNDVIKQFNAVRELTRNNQILFEVIRDDLKEILNSPYIKPEEITRISHSFNLIIEQSLEDLDFIDQILTSNFLKMTDAERALVLKEKELQSREMVAEIHQKTRRYRDIISFREMQDKVNNRKINY; this comes from the coding sequence ATGAAAACAAAACTAATCTTTCTTGGAATTGCCCTGCTCCTAAGTGTGAATGTAAGGGCGCAGGGGATGCCGGTCTATGATAACACCAATTTTATAAGCCTTGCAAAATCCCTAATTGAGTCGGCAAAACAGACTTCTCAGTTATTGAAGACCGTAGAATTCCTGAAAACCCAAAAGGAGAATATTGAAAGGGTAAATGATGTGATTAAACAGTTCAATGCCGTGCGGGAGCTTACACGGAATAATCAGATCCTCTTTGAGGTGATACGAGATGATCTAAAAGAGATCCTTAATTCCCCATACATCAAGCCGGAGGAGATCACCCGTATCTCCCATTCTTTCAACTTAATTATTGAACAATCCCTGGAAGACCTGGACTTTATAGACCAGATCCTCACCAGCAATTTTTTAAAGATGACAGATGCAGAAAGGGCTTTGGTGCTTAAGGAAAAGGAACTGCAATCCAGGGAGATGGTGGCAGAGATCCATCAAAAAACCCGGAGGTACCGGGATATTATTTCCTTCAGGGAAATGCAGGATAAGGTCAATAACAGGAAAATTAATTACTAG
- a CDS encoding N-acetylmuramoyl-L-alanine amidase family protein, translated as MKRKVFCGILILLLYLWIPQSAQAQFEPLKNKIVVIDPGHGGSDPGAIGVDGISESEYTLRLAKKILLLNNKTNPNEIYLTRYADSLISLKDRIFLSKTLNAELYISLHFNHSTSASAKGIEIFLSRKISSSYRDSSVLLAYRLHENLVKSIGFSPRGIKFKDFLVLKETTKNMTSVLIEICFISNPDEAKFMRYDDSMKRLAHLILNSI; from the coding sequence ATGAAGCGTAAAGTATTCTGTGGAATCTTGATTTTGCTATTGTACCTATGGATTCCTCAGAGTGCCCAGGCACAATTTGAACCTTTGAAAAACAAAATTGTGGTTATAGATCCGGGTCACGGGGGGAGTGATCCGGGAGCTATTGGTGTAGATGGTATTAGTGAAAGTGAATATACACTTAGATTGGCAAAAAAAATCCTTCTCCTTAATAATAAAACAAACCCTAACGAAATATATCTGACAAGATATGCGGATTCACTTATTTCCTTAAAAGATAGAATCTTCCTTTCAAAAACTCTAAACGCTGAATTATATATATCGCTGCATTTTAATCATTCAACTTCTGCCTCTGCCAAAGGAATCGAAATTTTTCTTTCAAGGAAAATTTCTTCTTCGTACCGGGATTCTTCTGTTCTTCTTGCCTATCGACTACATGAAAACCTTGTGAAATCAATAGGGTTCTCACCAAGAGGTATAAAATTTAAAGATTTTCTTGTATTAAAAGAAACTACTAAGAATATGACTTCTGTGCTCATTGAAATTTGCTTTATCTCTAATCCCGATGAAGCAAAATTCATGCGTTATGATGATTCCATGAAAAGATTAGCTCACTTAATCCTTAATTCGATATGA
- a CDS encoding nuclear transport factor 2 family protein: protein MKKIMMIFILGLCMACAEAQMSHTETAKAVVESFYTKDLPTLEKHTTKESFDSFMYIQESFPAEEKGSNFKVLQETENGNTAWVKFTTAYEEQPETFKLVKENGNWKVAEIGMGEKGPF from the coding sequence ATGAAAAAGATAATGATGATTTTCATTTTAGGTCTGTGTATGGCCTGTGCAGAGGCTCAAATGTCCCATACAGAAACCGCCAAAGCTGTGGTAGAAAGTTTTTACACGAAGGATTTGCCTACCCTGGAAAAGCACACCACCAAGGAGAGCTTTGATTCTTTTATGTACATACAGGAATCTTTTCCTGCAGAGGAAAAGGGCTCTAATTTTAAGGTCCTTCAGGAAACCGAAAATGGGAATACGGCCTGGGTGAAATTCACTACAGCCTATGAAGAACAGCCGGAAACTTTTAAATTAGTAAAAGAAAATGGGAACTGGAAGGTAGCTGAAATTGGAATGGGGGAGAAGGGTCCTTTTTGA
- a CDS encoding TraG family conjugative transposon ATPase — translation MSKINLSFFHPIADIQENVIFASNGNVVLAYEIHLPEIYSLCEKDFEDLHSAWFQALKSLPTGCVVHKQDIYLQKEYSSANLPNRTFLEKATYEHFKGREYMDHRSYVFFLLTRNKALNNPKFVNPFRKIQKGLPKELDENLKRFQGVVNDSVSFLNNSRKLELLPMKAEEVLTLTNGYFNGFNECFDTNILLKKTNIGIGDNHFDILAVNSELCFGESVQSSKTNDRFTSDDFVFHQGFIDGLGLTLNENHIVNQIIYLDDKQKWRKLLDKKVEELNKSSNFGSQNKVVLQKIKHILDRVNEDDTARIIRGQLNVIYWDKDPHKLSLIGSRIKTEFKELDIIPYYPKGEERKNYFLNSYCCFSSNFSNEDLYVTDLKHSLCLLINNSNYKSDAKGIIFNDREHNIPVLKDVWDEKKKRIKARNFAIFAPTGEGKSFLANNILRQYFESGVRLVIIDLGGSYTKFAKLYPQRYTILRYENGKNLGINPFYISRPEDLTAERLEDLSVFLFELLATGMEVTKVQAVSIKKILRSYYLEEKENYSLESFYAFIDNNRENLLEELKIHPDYFNINNFLHIMSEYVGEGIYSFLFEVGEDQTYKIEDKRLIVFELDEVKDNKEILSVMLKLIKSAIQRTIWKNRAEKGIILFDEFAKQLKFENVLESVEFYYQAIRKQNGAIGIILQSINQLPNNSTSASILENTQVIYSLHNEKGYEELRRRLNLSAHDLNQLKSIKNNFTGERRYTEMFIKIGRESNVFRLEVPKEVYAAYLTDGVENDAIMKLYEEHGEMEKAILEFTSQNK, via the coding sequence ATGAGCAAGATTAATCTGTCTTTTTTTCATCCCATTGCAGATATTCAGGAGAATGTCATTTTTGCCAGTAATGGCAATGTGGTGCTTGCCTATGAAATTCATTTGCCGGAGATATATTCCTTATGTGAAAAGGATTTTGAGGATCTCCACAGCGCGTGGTTTCAGGCTCTTAAATCCCTGCCAACGGGATGTGTTGTTCATAAGCAGGATATTTATCTTCAGAAGGAGTATTCTTCAGCAAACCTTCCCAACAGAACATTTCTTGAAAAGGCCACCTATGAGCATTTTAAGGGCCGGGAGTATATGGATCATCGGTCTTACGTATTCTTTCTGCTCACCAGGAATAAAGCTTTAAATAATCCAAAGTTCGTAAACCCTTTCAGAAAAATTCAAAAAGGCCTTCCGAAGGAACTGGACGAAAATCTTAAGAGGTTCCAGGGAGTTGTAAATGATTCAGTTTCCTTCCTCAATAACAGCAGGAAACTGGAGCTCCTGCCAATGAAAGCAGAAGAGGTCCTAACGCTGACCAATGGGTACTTCAATGGTTTTAATGAATGTTTTGATACCAACATTTTACTGAAGAAAACAAACATTGGCATTGGGGATAATCATTTCGATATTCTGGCGGTTAATAGTGAATTGTGTTTTGGAGAGAGCGTGCAGAGTAGTAAAACCAATGACAGGTTTACATCTGATGATTTTGTGTTCCACCAGGGGTTTATCGATGGGCTGGGCCTCACTCTAAATGAAAATCACATCGTGAACCAGATCATTTACCTGGATGATAAGCAAAAGTGGAGAAAGCTGCTGGACAAGAAGGTGGAAGAGCTTAATAAGAGTTCCAACTTTGGCTCCCAGAACAAGGTGGTGCTGCAAAAAATCAAGCATATCCTGGACAGGGTGAATGAGGATGATACAGCCAGGATCATCCGTGGGCAACTTAACGTAATTTACTGGGATAAAGATCCTCATAAACTGTCATTGATTGGTTCCAGGATAAAAACAGAATTTAAGGAGCTGGATATTATTCCCTATTATCCAAAAGGGGAGGAGCGAAAGAATTATTTCTTAAACAGCTATTGCTGCTTTTCTTCCAACTTCTCCAATGAAGATCTTTATGTAACCGACCTGAAACATTCGCTTTGTTTGCTCATCAATAACAGCAATTACAAAAGCGATGCCAAGGGAATCATCTTCAACGACCGTGAACACAACATACCTGTGCTTAAGGATGTATGGGATGAAAAGAAAAAAAGGATAAAGGCCAGGAACTTTGCCATCTTCGCCCCTACAGGAGAGGGCAAATCCTTTCTGGCCAATAATATCCTTAGGCAGTATTTTGAGAGCGGGGTGCGCCTGGTGATCATTGACCTGGGAGGCTCCTATACAAAATTTGCCAAGCTCTACCCACAGCGGTATACGATCCTGCGCTATGAAAATGGAAAGAATTTAGGAATAAATCCTTTCTACATAAGCAGGCCTGAAGACCTTACTGCTGAAAGACTGGAGGATCTGTCGGTTTTTCTGTTTGAATTACTGGCTACAGGAATGGAAGTGACCAAAGTCCAGGCGGTTTCAATTAAGAAGATCCTTCGCAGTTATTACCTGGAGGAGAAGGAGAATTACTCCCTGGAAAGCTTTTATGCTTTTATAGATAACAACAGAGAAAATCTTCTGGAAGAGCTGAAGATCCATCCCGATTATTTCAACATCAATAATTTCCTGCACATTATGAGTGAATATGTAGGGGAGGGGATCTATAGTTTCCTGTTTGAGGTGGGGGAAGACCAGACTTACAAGATCGAGGATAAAAGGCTTATCGTTTTTGAACTGGATGAAGTAAAGGATAATAAGGAGATCCTTTCTGTTATGCTGAAGCTTATAAAGTCCGCTATACAAAGAACCATCTGGAAAAACAGGGCAGAGAAGGGGATTATCTTATTTGATGAGTTCGCAAAACAGCTGAAGTTTGAGAACGTGTTGGAAAGTGTGGAGTTCTATTATCAGGCGATCAGGAAACAAAATGGGGCGATTGGGATTATCCTTCAGTCAATCAATCAGCTTCCCAACAATTCCACATCAGCAAGTATCCTGGAGAATACACAGGTGATCTACAGCCTTCATAATGAAAAAGGCTATGAGGAGCTTAGGAGACGGTTGAATCTCTCAGCTCACGATCTAAATCAGCTGAAATCCATTAAGAACAACTTTACCGGGGAGAGAAGGTATACAGAGATGTTTATCAAAATTGGGAGGGAGAGCAATGTCTTTCGGCTTGAGGTCCCAAAAGAAGTGTATGCTGCTTATCTCACAGATGGAGTAGAGAATGATGCTATTATGAAATTATACGAGGAACACGGGGAAATGGAAAAAGCCATTCTTGAATTTACCTCACAGAATAAATAA
- a CDS encoding SusD/RagB family nutrient-binding outer membrane lipoprotein, whose translation MKSFKKKLLKTSLVCLVLLASCDYDDINQDPTRPGGANVEINALVPAMQTQTHRNQSAALARHAGIIMQHWEGSDAQQLQYTAYQIGEDGPGSNTIWEFGFYTGAMRDADDIIKRATENGALHTRGIAKIYMAINLGLATNVWGNVPYSEAFLGEENLSPKYDDQEEIYRELQILLSEAIEDLNAEDPAGIRGSLVAGSNEDWIRAAHGLKARFYIQQTSVRNDAAQLALEETQLALNSNAEQLDFLFENTQNGGHPLAIFGINRPNTLIVSDNFADLMEGDPRKDLYMQENPGGDFLFFNANNPNLFWSQLDSPSPVISYSEIKFIEAEAKVRLNEDATEELEEAIRANMEYLGIPAAEISSYLSTVELSGSMEEKIRVIINEKYKALYGQNAVEVWNDYRRTGYPAIVPNPNGANGNNPSGIVPRRLLYPISERLGNPESYEQAISAQGDIS comes from the coding sequence ATGAAATCATTTAAAAAAAAATTATTAAAAACATCTCTGGTTTGCTTGGTCTTATTAGCCTCTTGCGACTATGATGATATCAATCAGGATCCAACTCGCCCTGGAGGTGCGAATGTTGAAATCAATGCTTTGGTTCCTGCAATGCAAACACAAACTCACAGAAATCAATCTGCTGCCCTTGCCAGACATGCTGGTATTATTATGCAACACTGGGAGGGGAGCGATGCTCAACAATTACAATATACAGCATATCAAATAGGTGAGGATGGACCCGGGTCCAATACTATTTGGGAATTCGGATTTTATACTGGAGCTATGCGAGATGCAGATGATATAATCAAACGTGCAACTGAAAATGGAGCTCTTCATACACGGGGAATAGCCAAAATTTACATGGCTATAAATCTAGGATTGGCTACAAATGTATGGGGAAATGTTCCTTATTCTGAAGCGTTTTTAGGTGAGGAAAATTTATCTCCTAAGTATGATGATCAGGAAGAGATTTATAGGGAGCTACAAATCCTATTATCTGAAGCTATAGAAGATTTAAATGCTGAAGATCCTGCAGGGATTAGAGGAAGCTTGGTGGCCGGTAGTAATGAAGATTGGATTAGGGCTGCACATGGTTTAAAAGCCCGTTTTTATATTCAACAAACCAGTGTAAGAAATGATGCAGCTCAGTTAGCTCTGGAAGAAACACAGTTAGCACTAAATAGTAATGCTGAGCAGCTCGATTTTCTTTTCGAAAACACACAAAACGGAGGACATCCTTTGGCTATATTTGGTATAAATCGACCAAACACTTTGATCGTAAGTGATAATTTCGCAGATTTAATGGAAGGCGATCCAAGAAAGGATCTGTATATGCAAGAGAATCCAGGAGGGGACTTTCTCTTTTTTAATGCCAATAATCCTAATCTTTTCTGGAGCCAGTTAGATAGTCCATCTCCTGTGATTAGCTATTCTGAAATCAAGTTTATCGAAGCAGAGGCGAAGGTTAGATTAAATGAGGATGCTACTGAAGAATTAGAAGAAGCAATTAGAGCAAATATGGAATACCTTGGAATCCCTGCTGCTGAAATTTCAAGCTATTTATCAACTGTTGAGTTATCTGGTTCGATGGAAGAAAAAATAAGAGTTATTATAAATGAAAAATATAAAGCTCTTTATGGACAGAATGCTGTCGAAGTTTGGAATGATTACAGAAGGACAGGTTACCCGGCCATTGTTCCAAATCCAAACGGAGCTAACGGTAATAACCCTTCAGGAATTGTTCCCAGAAGATTACTTTATCCAATTTCTGAAAGATTGGGGAATCCTGAAAGTTATGAACAAGCTATTAGTGCTCAGGGGGACATCTCTTAG
- the traM gene encoding conjugative transposon protein TraM: MKIEKNKIVFGSVLAVVVIFIVGYSLVIFGGDDISSTELKETLIPDLEQEEKDFRSKLDAVNALKEEREVTAPSIYDERFLDSLGYYDPDLRNKRKEQIVDSIYKSGRISYSESSYRRSSLEEAIQPDTLPVVREPIIDANHISSKELGLEHQLFYSSAPAVTQGVRATENPEEVYQVEVDGNQVVRAGYRLRMRLTEAAMINNKFLPAHTPVFGFISFKPNRALIEIQNIDRHPVRLKAYDLQDGSEGIYVENSIRAEASREVLEDIIQDIDIPGVPQVSGVKQVFQRNNRNVKVTVTNNYKLILKAAQGNNEL; this comes from the coding sequence ATGAAAATTGAAAAGAACAAGATCGTATTCGGCTCTGTGCTGGCGGTAGTAGTTATATTTATTGTGGGCTACAGCCTGGTGATATTCGGTGGGGATGACATCAGTTCAACTGAGCTGAAGGAAACCCTCATCCCGGACCTGGAACAGGAGGAAAAAGATTTTAGATCGAAACTTGATGCCGTAAATGCATTGAAGGAGGAGCGGGAGGTAACTGCTCCCAGTATTTATGATGAAAGATTTTTAGATTCCCTGGGCTATTATGATCCCGACCTGCGGAACAAGCGAAAGGAACAAATCGTGGATAGCATCTATAAGTCTGGAAGAATAAGTTATTCGGAAAGTTCTTACCGCAGATCTTCCCTGGAAGAAGCAATTCAACCAGACACTTTACCTGTTGTTAGAGAACCTATAATCGATGCAAATCATATTTCTTCGAAAGAACTTGGACTGGAGCATCAGTTGTTTTACAGTTCTGCCCCGGCGGTCACTCAAGGTGTTAGAGCCACAGAAAACCCTGAAGAAGTATATCAAGTGGAGGTTGACGGAAACCAGGTAGTGAGAGCGGGGTATCGCCTGAGAATGCGGCTAACCGAAGCTGCAATGATCAATAACAAATTTCTCCCGGCACATACTCCTGTCTTTGGTTTCATAAGTTTTAAGCCTAACCGTGCCCTCATTGAGATCCAGAATATTGATCGTCATCCCGTAAGATTAAAGGCGTATGACCTGCAGGATGGTAGCGAAGGGATCTATGTGGAGAACAGTATTAGGGCAGAGGCAAGCAGGGAAGTGCTGGAAGATATCATCCAGGATATCGATATTCCGGGAGTGCCGCAGGTAAGCGGAGTCAAGCAGGTCTTTCAGCGAAATAACAGGAATGTAAAAGTAACCGTCACCAATAATTATAAACTCATTTTAAAAGCCGCACAAGGCAACAATGAATTATGA
- a CDS encoding DUF4138 domain-containing protein, producing MKKLSILSVFIFIIGWPTMAAQEVNFTSDVLDTIYANDHKNVALFFPAPIRQGITGSENFVFTYNREKEQHLGLLQGMPGKESNLLVISTTGAVFSYIVKYSEELEKLNYFIDESGSIGNESPAFKSVAEDDFVPGSKPEEILADKDLIYQIFSTYLIRSKQRLGRINKKKEGIQLQVENIVFHGEELYFVLKLENDSPIDYEPTFLDISVETRQKGKKKSIQKLLQEPVFTYKMPEKVRKSQSSRFIYVLPKFSIAEDKVVVIDLKELNGERDIKLKVKKRYINNPN from the coding sequence ATGAAAAAGCTATCTATTTTATCCGTTTTTATTTTTATCATCGGCTGGCCTACTATGGCAGCCCAGGAAGTAAATTTTACTTCAGATGTTCTGGATACCATTTACGCCAATGATCACAAGAATGTAGCCCTCTTTTTTCCTGCACCTATCCGCCAGGGAATTACTGGTTCAGAAAATTTCGTATTTACCTATAACAGGGAGAAAGAGCAGCATTTGGGATTGCTTCAGGGGATGCCGGGAAAGGAAAGTAATTTGCTAGTAATCAGTACTACCGGAGCGGTTTTTTCGTATATTGTAAAGTATTCTGAAGAGCTGGAAAAACTGAACTATTTTATAGATGAGTCAGGAAGTATAGGCAATGAAAGCCCGGCTTTTAAATCAGTAGCAGAAGATGATTTTGTTCCCGGTTCTAAGCCTGAGGAAATACTAGCAGATAAAGATCTTATTTACCAAATTTTCAGCACCTATTTAATAAGAAGCAAACAGCGGCTTGGTAGGATCAATAAGAAGAAGGAGGGGATACAGTTACAGGTTGAAAATATTGTATTTCACGGGGAGGAGTTGTATTTCGTTCTTAAACTGGAAAACGACTCTCCCATAGATTACGAACCTACGTTTTTGGACATTTCTGTAGAAACCAGGCAAAAAGGCAAAAAGAAATCCATACAAAAACTCTTACAGGAACCGGTGTTCACTTATAAAATGCCGGAGAAAGTTCGAAAAAGTCAGAGTTCAAGATTTATATACGTTCTGCCAAAATTCTCCATTGCTGAAGATAAGGTCGTAGTAATTGACCTAAAGGAACTTAACGGGGAGCGTGATATAAAGCTGAAGGTTAAAAAGAGGTATATAAACAATCCAAATTGA
- a CDS encoding M20/M25/M40 family metallo-hydrolase — translation MKISLFPKNTFSLIFLIIFFCTTFNSLAQKASPSEGKKEVLEKKYIKEINSLSKHKKVQKAFKTIEELESRTLNELIMLTEIPAPPFKEEVRAAKYAEMLKEAGADSVWTDDVGNVIALKKGFSGNKVVALDAHLDTVFPEGTDVTVKKHGDTLIAPGIGDDTRGLMVVLTVLRALEINNIETEADILFIGSVGEEGLGDLRGVKHLFRKDGPGIDSWIGVDGGDLAGIANGALGSLRYRVTFKGPGGHSWGAFGLANPHHALGRAINNFIINADSLSRSEEKVSYNIGRIGGGTSVNAIPFESWLEVDMRSAVPDQLKKMDQIFQKSVQEALKKENQVKREGSDLQVEIDMVGDRPSGIIPVDNRLVQNAMASAALFGATPTLRTGSTNSNIPISLGIPAVTIGRGGKGDGAHSLQEWWINDEGHLSIQRALILLLSEAGIAN, via the coding sequence ATGAAAATTTCACTATTTCCAAAGAATACTTTTTCTTTAATATTTCTAATTATTTTTTTTTGCACCACATTTAATTCCCTAGCTCAAAAAGCTTCTCCTTCTGAAGGAAAAAAAGAGGTTTTAGAAAAAAAATATATTAAGGAAATTAATTCCCTTTCCAAGCACAAAAAGGTTCAAAAAGCTTTTAAGACAATTGAGGAATTGGAATCTCGCACCCTTAATGAATTAATTATGCTTACAGAAATTCCTGCACCACCTTTTAAGGAAGAAGTAAGAGCTGCTAAATATGCTGAGATGCTGAAAGAAGCAGGGGCAGATTCAGTTTGGACTGATGATGTAGGAAATGTCATTGCTCTAAAAAAAGGCTTCTCGGGCAATAAAGTTGTCGCTTTAGACGCACATTTGGATACGGTATTTCCCGAAGGTACCGATGTAACTGTAAAAAAGCACGGGGATACACTCATTGCTCCCGGTATAGGAGACGATACCCGCGGATTAATGGTTGTCCTCACAGTATTACGGGCACTTGAAATCAATAATATTGAAACAGAAGCTGACATTTTATTCATCGGTAGTGTAGGAGAAGAAGGATTGGGCGATCTGCGCGGAGTTAAGCACTTATTCCGGAAAGATGGTCCTGGTATTGATTCCTGGATTGGCGTAGACGGAGGTGACCTTGCAGGAATAGCCAATGGGGCTCTAGGTTCTCTACGTTACCGGGTAACTTTCAAGGGACCCGGTGGTCATTCTTGGGGCGCCTTCGGTTTGGCCAATCCACACCATGCCTTAGGCAGAGCTATTAATAATTTTATCATTAATGCGGATAGTTTATCCCGGTCAGAAGAGAAAGTAAGTTATAATATAGGAAGGATAGGCGGAGGAACATCTGTGAATGCTATCCCATTTGAATCTTGGCTTGAAGTGGATATGCGTTCGGCAGTGCCGGACCAATTAAAAAAAATGGATCAGATTTTCCAGAAATCCGTCCAAGAAGCTCTGAAAAAAGAAAATCAAGTAAAACGTGAAGGATCAGATCTCCAGGTCGAGATAGATATGGTAGGCGATCGGCCATCAGGAATAATTCCTGTCGATAATAGATTAGTCCAAAATGCCATGGCATCTGCGGCTCTTTTTGGCGCGACCCCAACTCTTAGAACTGGATCGACAAATTCTAATATTCCGATTTCGCTTGGAATCCCTGCGGTCACTATAGGGCGCGGAGGTAAAGGAGATGGAGCCCATTCCCTTCAGGAATGGTGGATTAATGATGAGGGACATTTATCAATACAGAGAGCATTAATTTTACTATTATCAGAAGCTGGAATAGCGAATTAA
- a CDS encoding M20/M25/M40 family metallo-hydrolase encodes MLPDKTLKSFKFNIFENQLKIINMKKIFTFFFFILAITTQAQEISTDEQDIIEYLRLNEQEQINFLENTVNINSGTLNLPGVKKVGMIYKNELDALGFETSWITMPDSVGRAGHLFAEINKGKGKTILLIGHIDTVFEDDHEFQSFTRQGNIGKGPAANDMKGGNAVIIYALKALHAAGALEDKNIIVAFTGDEEKPGQPLSISRHHLVEAGKKADIALGFETASGMNHATVARRGSSGWSLKVKGKQSHSSGIFSENTGAGAIFEAARILNSFYTDVKGEELLTFNPGVILGGTKVNYDGAQSKGTAFGKTNVVASELEVYGGLRFISEEQKENARKKMKNIVNNNLPGTSASIDFSDSYPAMKPTDGNMELLKVLDKISLDLGYGSVEAYDPGRRGAADISFIAQYVDGLDGLGVMGSGAHSPGETINLETFIPLTERAALLIHRLSK; translated from the coding sequence ATGTTACCAGATAAAACATTAAAAAGCTTTAAATTCAATATATTTGAAAATCAACTTAAAATCATAAACATGAAAAAAATTTTTACTTTTTTCTTTTTTATTCTTGCTATAACCACTCAGGCACAGGAAATTTCTACTGACGAACAGGATATAATTGAATATCTCCGTCTGAATGAGCAAGAACAGATAAATTTCCTTGAAAATACGGTAAATATTAATAGTGGCACTCTTAACTTACCTGGAGTGAAAAAAGTAGGAATGATTTATAAAAATGAGCTTGATGCTCTAGGTTTTGAAACTAGTTGGATTACAATGCCTGATAGTGTTGGTAGGGCCGGCCACCTCTTTGCCGAAATAAATAAAGGAAAAGGAAAAACTATTTTATTGATTGGTCATATAGATACTGTTTTTGAAGATGATCATGAGTTTCAATCATTTACTCGTCAAGGAAATATTGGGAAAGGCCCAGCGGCGAACGATATGAAAGGCGGAAATGCTGTAATTATATATGCTCTAAAAGCCCTGCACGCTGCCGGAGCATTGGAAGATAAAAATATAATAGTGGCCTTCACTGGAGATGAAGAAAAGCCTGGACAGCCACTTAGTATAAGTCGGCATCACCTAGTGGAAGCAGGAAAGAAAGCGGATATAGCTTTGGGATTTGAAACTGCATCGGGGATGAATCATGCAACTGTTGCCAGGAGAGGATCCAGTGGATGGAGTTTGAAAGTTAAGGGAAAACAGTCACATTCCTCAGGTATTTTTAGTGAGAATACAGGAGCCGGTGCAATATTTGAGGCAGCCAGAATCTTAAATTCGTTTTATACTGATGTAAAGGGTGAAGAATTATTAACTTTTAATCCCGGAGTCATTCTTGGAGGAACCAAGGTGAATTACGATGGCGCTCAATCTAAAGGCACAGCATTTGGAAAGACCAACGTTGTGGCAAGTGAACTTGAGGTATATGGGGGGTTACGGTTTATTTCAGAAGAACAAAAAGAGAATGCTAGAAAAAAAATGAAGAATATCGTTAATAACAATTTACCAGGAACTTCAGCTTCTATTGATTTTTCCGACTCTTATCCAGCAATGAAACCTACAGATGGCAATATGGAATTATTAAAAGTTTTAGACAAAATAAGCCTGGACCTAGGGTATGGCTCTGTAGAAGCTTATGATCCCGGACGCCGTGGCGCTGCCGACATTTCTTTTATCGCTCAATATGTGGATGGTCTGGATGGACTGGGGGTGATGGGGAGTGGTGCACACTCTCCTGGAGAAACGATCAATCTTGAAACTTTCATTCCTCTTACAGAAAGAGCAGCCCTCTTAATTCACCGTCTGAGCAAATAA